A genomic window from Solanum dulcamara chromosome 11, daSolDulc1.2, whole genome shotgun sequence includes:
- the LOC129872401 gene encoding dihydroceramide fatty acyl 2-hydroxylase FAH1-like isoform X1, with protein sequence MLLRNLKISQTVGHLGEAYQEWVHQPIVNKEGPRFFESEFWEFLTRTVWWAIPVIWLPIVCYSISVSIRMGHSVPEVALIVVFGIFVWTLMEYTLHRFLFYIKTKSYWGNTAYYLLHGCHHKHPMDGLCLVFPPAVTTILCVPFWNLIKLISTPSTAPSLFGGGLLGYVMYDVTHYYLHHGQPTGAVPRNLKIRFGRKRLKYLIDWILVKR encoded by the exons ATGTTGCTAAGGAATCTGAAAATTTCACAAACA GTTGGTCACCTTGGAGAAGCTTATCAAGAGTGGGTTCACCAGCCTATAGTTAACAAGGAAGGACCTCGATTTTTTGAAAGTGAATTTTGGGAG TTTCTGACTCGCACAGTTTGGTGGGCAATTCCAGTCATTTGGCTCCCAATTGTATGCTATAGTATCTCAGTATCAATCCGGATGGGCCATTCTGTTCCTGAGGTGGCATTGATTGtagtttttggaatttttgtatgGACATTGATGGAATATACTCTTCATCGATTCCTTTTCTATATAAAGACGAAGAGCTATTG GGGAAATACAGCTTATTATCTCCTTCATGGTTGTCATCACAAGCATCCCATGGATGGTCTATGCCTTGTTTTTCCTCCTGCTGTGACAACTATTCTTTGTGTACCG TTCTGGAATTTAATTAAACTCATCTCGACTCCCTCAACTGCTCCTTCTTTATTTGGAGGAGGCTTACTGGGCTATGTCATGTATGATGTAACCCACTACTACTTACATCATGGACAACCAACAGGTGCAGTGCCAAGAAATCTCAAA ATTCGATTTGGAAGGAAGAGGCTCAAATACTTGATTGACTGGATATTGGTTAAG
- the LOC129872401 gene encoding dihydroceramide fatty acyl 2-hydroxylase FAH1-like isoform X2, whose protein sequence is MLLRNLKISQTVGHLGEAYQEWVHQPIVNKEGPRFFESEFWEFLTRTVWWAIPVIWLPIVCYSISVSIRMGHSVPEVALIVVFGIFVWTLMEYTLHRFLFYIKTKSYWGNTAYYLLHGCHHKHPMDGLCLVFPPAVTTILCVPFWNLIKLISTPSTAPSLFGGGLLGYVMYDVTHYYLHHGQPTGAVPRNLK, encoded by the exons ATGTTGCTAAGGAATCTGAAAATTTCACAAACA GTTGGTCACCTTGGAGAAGCTTATCAAGAGTGGGTTCACCAGCCTATAGTTAACAAGGAAGGACCTCGATTTTTTGAAAGTGAATTTTGGGAG TTTCTGACTCGCACAGTTTGGTGGGCAATTCCAGTCATTTGGCTCCCAATTGTATGCTATAGTATCTCAGTATCAATCCGGATGGGCCATTCTGTTCCTGAGGTGGCATTGATTGtagtttttggaatttttgtatgGACATTGATGGAATATACTCTTCATCGATTCCTTTTCTATATAAAGACGAAGAGCTATTG GGGAAATACAGCTTATTATCTCCTTCATGGTTGTCATCACAAGCATCCCATGGATGGTCTATGCCTTGTTTTTCCTCCTGCTGTGACAACTATTCTTTGTGTACCG TTCTGGAATTTAATTAAACTCATCTCGACTCCCTCAACTGCTCCTTCTTTATTTGGAGGAGGCTTACTGGGCTATGTCATGTATGATGTAACCCACTACTACTTACATCATGGACAACCAACAGGTGCAGTGCCAAGAAATCTCAAA TAA